Proteins from a genomic interval of Quercus lobata isolate SW786 chromosome 11, ValleyOak3.0 Primary Assembly, whole genome shotgun sequence:
- the LOC115968642 gene encoding pumilio homolog 6, chloroplastic-like translates to MATESPIRMSETSGKWPTHKEAVTFAASSASMAAEELGLLLKGRGFQVSGRDAVPNRSGSAPPSMEGSFLSQQTHNLNASLESLNNAFKNFESEEQMRSDPAYVAFYRANINQNPRLPLPLTSSENRRLVRHIGSFGNNWMSASVDDSGNGSLRMSHGPLSTHKEESEDDQSPQKPYDDRVDGTSGFWAGQDVASLAGQHKNVVDLIQEDFPRTPSPVYSQSNLLSQGVVDEAVDHDALIGTSNGVSSTLGSDDRRISSDSDPLAAPTSSSSSHARTGRVDVNDSDVTAMEFQMKSLNISNLPNSENQKNQEQRQYSSQNNLLQHQLHQQQSNLSQAPSAKSRVISQGVNCTYIGADQVLHNSSKFAADVQPVLQSSGFTPPLYATAAAYMASTNPFYPNLQAPGLYSPQFVGGYALNPAAVPPYIAGYPPNGAVPVVVDGTAGPSYTAQTSGVSTGGNIAHGADMQHLSKLFGQFGFPLQSSFGDPIYMQYHQHPYGEAYSGITGQLDPLASRGGVNIGNQASVLDSQRGSNNAGYLEDHKFGHQINGGPSHFNPGRGGMMSPSYYGSPSNMGFVMQYPNSPLASPVLPGSPVGGTSIPGGRNEMRFAPGSGRNAGVYPGWQGQRGFESFGDPKIYNFLEELKSGKGRRFELSDIVGHIVEFSADQHGSRFIQQKLENCTGEEKASVFKEVLPHASKLMTDVFGNYVIQKFFEYGSPEQRKELANQLTGQVLPLSMQMYGCRVIQKALEVIEPEQKAQLVRELDGHVMRCVRDQNGNHVIQKCIESVPTEKIGFIISAFRGQVATLSTHPYGCRVIQRVLEHCTNELQCQFIVDEILESVCTLAQDQYGNYVTQHVLERGKPHERSQIIRKLSGHIVQLSQHKFASNVIEKCLEYGGPTERELLIGEIFGHNEGTDNLLTMMKDQFANYVVQKILEICSDNQRAVLLARVRVHAHALKKYTYGKHIVARFEQLFGEENPVAGS, encoded by the exons ATGGCGACAGAGAGTCCAATTAGAATGTCAGAAACTAGTGGAAAATGGCCCACCCATAAGGAGGCTGTGACATTTGCGGCATCATCTGCTAGTATGGCAGCAGAGGAGTTGGGATTGCTTCTCAAGGGCCGTGGGTTTCAAGTCAGTGGCAGGGATGCTGTCCCTAATCGAAGTGGAAGTGCACCCCCAAGCATGGAAGGTTCATTTTTGTCCCAGCAGACCCACAACTTGAATGCAAGCTTGGAAAGTCTGAACAATGCTTTTAAGAACTTTGAGTCTGAGGAACAAATGCGTTCTGATCCAGCTTATGTAGCTTTTTACCGTGCCAATATCAACCAGAATCCCCGGCTTCCTTTGCCCCTTACCTCATCAGAGAATCGCCGTCTGGTACGCCATATTGGTAGTTTTGGAAATAACTGGATGTCGGCTTCTGTGGATGATAGTGGCAATGGCTCCTTGCGTATGTCTCACGGACCCCTTTCTACTCACAAGGAAGAGTCTGAAGATGATCAGTCACCTCAAAAGCCTTATGACGATCGGGTAGATGGGACAAGTGGGTTTTGGGCTGGGCAGGATGTGGCTTCATTAGCGGGCCAACACAAGAATGTGGTTGATTTAATACAG GAAGATTTTCCCCGCACTCCATCACCTGTATATAGTCAGTCTAACTTGTTAAGTCAAGGAGTAGTGGATGAAGCAGTTGACCACGATGCCCTTATTGGCACATCAAATGGCGTTTCATCTACTCTTGGTTCAGATGATAGAAGGATATCATCAGATTCTGATCCTTTAGCTGCGCCTACTTCAAGCTCATCATCTCATGCTCGTACAGGAAGAGTGGATGTTAATGATTCAGATGTTACCGCTATGGAATTTCAAATGAAGTCTCTTAATATATCTAACCTTCCAAattcagaaaatcaaaaaaatcaagaacaacGGCAGTATAGCAGCCAGAATAACTTGTTGCAACACCAGTTACACCAACAACAAAGCAATTTATCTCAAGCTCCATCTGCCAAGTCTCGAGTGATATCTCAAGGTGTAAACTGTACATACATTGGTGCAGATCAAGTTCTCCATAATTCTAGCAAGTTTGCAGCGGACGTACAGCCCGTGCTTCAGTCATCTGGGTTCACACCTCCACTCTATGCTACCGCAGCAGCCTACATGGCTTCAACAAACCCTTTTTATCCTAATCTCCAGGCCCCAGGCTTATATTCCCCACAGTTTGTAGGTGGATATGCTTTGAATCCTGCAGCTGTTCCTCCATATATTGCTGGATACCCTCCCAATGGTGCTGTACCTGTTGTTGTTGATGGAACTGCTGGTCCAAGCTATACTGCTCAAACATCTGGGGTTTCAACTGGGGGAAACATTGCCCATGGAGCTGATATGCAACATTTAAGCAAGTTATTTGGACAATTTGGTTTTCCACTACAAAGTTCTTTTGGTGATCCTATATACATGCAATACCATCAACATCCTTATGGAGAGGCATATAGTGGTATTACTGGTCAGCTCGATCCATTGGCATCTAGAGGTGGTGTTAATATTGGGAACCAGGCGAGTGTTCTTGATTCACAAAGGGGATCCAACAATGCTGGTTATTTGGAGGACCACAAATTCGGTCATCAGATAAATGGAGGGCCAAGTCATTTTAACCCAGGAAGAGGGGGGATGATGAGTCCTAGCTATTATGGAAGCCCTTCAAACATGGGTTTTGTGATGCAGTACCCGAACTCACCACTTGCTAGTCCAGTTTTACCAGGATCTCCTGTAGGTGGGACCAGTATTCCGGGGGGCAGAAATGAAATGAGATTTGCTCCGGGCTCTGGTAGAAATGCTGGTGTATATCCTGGATGGCAAGGTCAAAGGGGCTTTGAGAGTTTTGGTGAccccaaaatatataattttctgGAAGAGTTAAAATCAGGCAAAGGCCGAAGATTTGAGCTATCTGATATTGTAGGTCATATTGTTGAATTCAG TGCTGATCAACATGGGAGTCGATTTATTCAGCAGAAGTTGGAAAATTGTACTGGAGAAGAGAAGGCATCTGTATTTAAAGAAGTTCTTCCACATGCTTCCAAGCTAATGACTGATGTATTTGGTAACTACGTTATTCAGAAG TTTTTTGAGTATGGAAGCCCTGAGCAGAGAAAGGAACTTGCTAATCAACTCACAGGTCAAGTGTTGCCTTTAAGTATGCAGATGTATGGCTGTCGTGTAATCCAAAAG GCACTTGAGGTTATTGAGCCTGAACAGAAAGCACAGCTTGTCCGAGAGCTGGATGGACATGTTATGAGATGTGTTCGTGATCAAAACGGGAATCATGTAATACAAAAGTGCATTGAGAGTGTTCCAACAGAGAAAATTGGGTTTATAATATCTGCTTTTCGTGGTCAAGTTGCAACGCTTTCTACGCATCCTTATGGTTGCCGTGTCATACAG agAGTTTTAGAGCATTGTACAAATGAGCTGCAGTGTCAGTTTATAGTGGATGAGATTTTGGAGTCTGTTTGTACTCTTGCTCAAGACCAGTATGGCAATTATGTCACCCAG CATGTACTGGAGAGGGGAAAGCCTCATGAAAGAAGCCAGATTATACGCAAGTTGTCAGGACATATTGTACAACTGAGCCAGCATAAATTTGCATCAAACGTTATTGAGAAATGTTTGGAGTATGGTGGCCCCACTGAACGAGAACTATTAATTGGGGAGATTTTTGGGCATAATGAAGGAACTGATAatttattg ACAATGATGAAGGACCAATTTGCAAATTATGTGGTCCAGAAGATTCTTGAAATATGTTCTGATAATCAGCGGGCTGTATTGCTTGCTCGCGTAAGAGTTCATGCTCACGCTTTGAAGAAATACACTTACGGGAAACACATTGTTGCTCGATTTGAACAGCTATTTGGAGAAG AAAATCCAGTAGCTGGATCGTGA
- the LOC115968641 gene encoding nitrate regulatory gene2 protein-like: MGCSTSKLDDEEAVQLCKDRKRFIKQAVEHRSRFASRHLAYIQSLKRVSAALRDYIEGDEPREFLLDSFITPPFTPIKKTSPGFITISSKSLSGTPIQSRPNSRLKVNYLRSGGEPAVLVEERPQSPETVRVETYSPMHHYGIDGFFASQSSPMNPSIFSYSPNNRPNIPPASPQTSQWDFFWNPFSSLDYYGYPTRNSLDQTVMDDDIRGLRQVREEEGIPDLEEETELEESDNKVNVTEERAKVDRNCTREEVIVEDIDEDDDDDDDEDEEEATDSEDETDHDVQGLQSSHRTSIEVAKARAARQVRTSNQETAVDNQEAKEETPGFTVYVNRRPTSMAEVVKDLETQFNIICDSATAVSAILEASRAQYSSTSNELSAMKMLNPVALFRSASSRSSSSRFLANSSGSKDEGYESNSDFSDENSMFSGSHQSTLDRLYAWEKKLYDEVRSGEKVRIAYEKKCNQLRNQDVKGDDPSVVDKTRVSIRDLHTQIKVSIHSVEAVSKRIETLRDEELQPQLFELVQGLASMWKVMAECHQSQKRTLDEAKLLLAGTPSKKHSSMSVTTEPQHLARSAINLESELRNWRNCFEQWITSQRSYVNALTGWLLRCVRSDPDTSRAPFSPRRSSVCLPIFGPCIQWSNFLDNIHETKVLDGLDFFAAGMGSLYAQQLREDSRRTPIGSKRFGAGLSEDSGGNMEMVEVGQVDVVMNAEKMAEVAIKVLCAGMSVAMSSLTEFASCSAEGYAELVQQWEKKTKLPHSSSGAHM; the protein is encoded by the exons ATGGGATGTTCCACATCAAAGCTGGATGATGAAGAAGCAGTTCAGCTTTGTAAAGATCGAAAGAGATTCATCAAACAGGCGGTTGAGCACAGAAGCCGATTTGCCTCTAGACACTTAGCCTATATCCAGTCCTTAAAAAGAGTTTCAGCTGCTCTTCGTGATTATATCGAAGGAGATGAGCCTCGTGAGTTCTTATTAGATTCATTCATAACCCCACCTTTCACACCTATAAAGAAAACTAGTCCTGGTTTTATCACAATTTCATCCAAGTCCTTATCCGGAACACCAATTCAGTCTCGGCCTAATTCACGTTTGAAAGTAAATTACCTAAGGTCAGGTGGGGAGCCAGCTGTGTTGGTTGAGGAGAGACCTCAATCACCAGAGACTGTCAGAGTTGAAACTTATTCTCCAATGCACCATTATGGGATTGATGGATTTTTCGCGTCACAATCCTCACCAATGAATCCTTCAATCTTCTCTTATTCCCCTAACAATAGACCCAATATTCCTCCAGCTTCACCTCAAACATCCcaatgggattttttttggaatccATTTTCATCATTGGACTACTATGGCTACCCTACACGTAATAGTCTCGACCAGACAGTCATGGATGATGACATTAGAGGCCTAAGGCAGGTTCGAGAAGAAGAAGGGATTCCAGATTTAGAAGAGGAAACTGAGCTAGAAGAATCTGATAATAAAGTAAATGTGACAGAAGAAAGAGCTAAAGTTGATCGAAATTGCACTAGAGAAGAGGTTATTGTTGAAGATATTGATGaggatgacgatgatgatgatgatgaggatgaggaggaAGCAACAGATAGTGAAGATGAAACTGACCATGATGTGCAAGGCTTACAATCATCACATCGCACAAGCATAGAGGTAGCAAAAGCTCGAGCGGCAAGACAGGTTAGAACTAGTAATCAAGAAACGGCAGTAGATAATCAAGAAGCCAAGGAAGAAACACCGGGTTTTACTGTTTATGTTAACCGCAGGCCAACAAGTATGGCAGAAGTTGTTAAGGATCTTGAAACTCAATTCAATATAATTTGTGATTCAGCCACTGCCGTTTCAGCAATATTAGAGGCTAGCAGAGCTCAGTATTCGTCAACTTCCAATGAACTCTCAG CGATGAAAATGTTGAATCCGGTAGCTTTGTTTCGATCAGCTTCATCTCGCTCTTCCTCCTCAAGATTTTTAGCTAATTCTTCGGGCTCTAAAGATGAAGGTTATGAAAGCAATAGTGACTTCTCTGATGAAAACTCCATGTTTTCAGGTAGTCACCAATCAACATTGGACAGATTATATGCATGGGAAAAGAAACTCTATGATGAAGTCCGG TCTGGAGAAAAGGTTCGAATTGCATATGAGAAGAAATGTAACCAACTTAGGAACCAAGATGTGAAAGGAGATGACCCCTCTGTAGTTGATAAAACAAGGGTATCCATTAGAGATCTGCATACCCAGATAAAGGTTTCGATACACTCAGTTGAAGCTGTTTCTAAGCGGATTGAAACTTTGAGGGATGAAGAACTGCAGCCTCAACTTTTTGAATTGGTACAAGG GTTAGCGAGTATGTGGAAAGTAATGGCAGAGTGTCATCAGTCACAGAAGCGGACATTAGATGAAGCCAAGCTGTTACTAGCTGGTACACCTTCAAAAAAACACTCTTCCATGTCAGTAACAACGGAGCCACAGCACCTTGCCCGTTCAGCTATCAATCTTGAGTCAGAACTCAGAAATTGGCGAAACTGTTTTGAACAATGGATCACTTCTCAACGATCCTATGTAAATGCACTAACTGGCTGGCTCCTCAGGTGTGTCCGGTCCGATCCTGACACCTCAAGGGCACCATTCTCTCCTCGTCGATCCAGTGTATGCCTTCCAATATTTGGACCATGCATCCAATGGTCAAATTTTCTTGATAACATCCATGAAACAAAAGTGCTAGATGGACTAGATTTTTTTGCAGCAGGGATGGGGTCTCTCTATGCTCAACAGTTAAGAGAAGATTCTCGTCGTACACCAATTGGATCAAAGAGATTCGGAGCTGGGTTATCTGAGGATTCTGGGGGGAACATGGAAATGGTAGAGGTTGGTCAAGTAGATGTGGTAATGAATGCAGAGAAAATGGCTGAAGTTGCAATAAAGGTACTTTGTGCTGGAATGTCAGTTGCTATGAGCTCACTGACAGAATTTGCTTCTTGTTCTGCTGAAGGGTATGCTGAACTTGTTCAGCAATGGGAGAAAAAAACCAAGTTGCCGCACAGTTCGAGCGGTGCTCATATGtaa